One stretch of Chryseobacterium fluminis DNA includes these proteins:
- a CDS encoding alpha/beta fold hydrolase, translating to MPYITKETEKKVQIYYEDFGTGQPIILVHGWPLSGKSWELQIPVLLNLGYRVITYDRRGFGKSTPTADGYDYNSLAADLHDLITQLELKNAILFGFSMGGGEVVRYLTNYGSENIDKVALISSIIPLVKKKDDNPEGVPQEKLDTILESLKKERVTFLESFHKDFYNYGFLSQPVSQKQLDFDWSISSNANAIATVKCAESWADTDFRQELKNVNVKTLIVHGDKDNIVPIETAGKQAAEGIADNRFIIVEGGPHGLNVTHPDQLNAALSEFLTTT from the coding sequence ATGCCTTACATTACAAAAGAAACCGAAAAAAAAGTTCAGATTTATTATGAAGATTTCGGAACCGGCCAGCCCATTATTTTAGTCCACGGATGGCCTCTGAGCGGAAAATCGTGGGAACTTCAGATTCCGGTACTTCTAAACCTGGGTTACCGGGTGATTACGTATGACAGAAGGGGGTTCGGAAAATCTACCCCTACTGCAGACGGTTATGATTACAACAGCCTGGCAGCAGATTTACATGATCTCATCACGCAGCTGGAACTTAAGAATGCTATTCTTTTCGGCTTTTCCATGGGAGGAGGTGAAGTTGTACGTTACCTGACCAATTACGGTTCTGAAAACATTGATAAAGTTGCTTTGATTTCATCCATCATTCCTTTAGTAAAGAAAAAAGATGACAATCCTGAAGGTGTCCCGCAGGAAAAACTGGATACGATTCTGGAAAGCCTGAAAAAAGAAAGAGTCACTTTTTTAGAATCTTTTCATAAAGACTTTTACAATTACGGTTTTTTAAGCCAGCCTGTAAGCCAGAAACAATTGGATTTTGACTGGAGTATTTCTTCCAATGCCAATGCCATTGCCACTGTAAAATGTGCAGAGAGCTGGGCTGATACCGACTTTCGTCAGGAGCTGAAAAATGTGAATGTGAAGACCCTGATCGTTCACGGCGACAAGGATAATATTGTTCCCATTGAAACAGCCGGAAAGCAGGCAGCAGAAGGAATTGCAGATAACAGATTTATTATTGTCGAAGGTGGGCCGCACGGATTAAACGTCACTCATCCGGATCAGCTGAATGCTGCACTGTCCGAGTTTCTGACCACAACATAG